In a single window of the Dreissena polymorpha isolate Duluth1 chromosome 3, UMN_Dpol_1.0, whole genome shotgun sequence genome:
- the LOC127871811 gene encoding uncharacterized protein LOC127871811, with protein MKADASSTDKTIPLRKKPTLIEVKPFVHGAPTVERELKAEKVGRTLFINVEPKPKHIIHQKKAIDAIAKDVCIHRPLAEERCDKIHNKAFTADLLAMTEDIRVFRGHFLEAFENAKDDFLQMENFEILYKVMYRRMLNVVQRQITAFTRARRLVNRYCINYELWITNHIDVCSAFGLYTVVSPLKSQLQNEESRQHPSVDGEPLRQLLRNIIVSIELLHGTLEIVETACKSKKALVNEETETKKQFEKLFVVNEEAHIILDECMGLKIRTNVELFMDILRCDDNTRELMNKKLNTRKAAKEMRYRDDETRKRKFKEWMNLLQTPVCDQSTGANVINKPKEMCMTVPLSSKRQVIGDEQNEMCYSTSSPNEDDDENNEMCYSTSSSNEDDDIDSEKDECLSSDLDEKPKCVYKTQIPGPISSWRHIGPNVRYMKPRSEVNGPHSLERRSTRVPLIKKGSSEYWGTARESAHAINTVMNKDLGQAKDSSTLLYKAKSTYDNISIQRQGTKQINAATDKFNQIDPEYRR; from the coding sequence ATGAAAGCAGACGCTTCATCAACCGACAAAACAATTCCGTTGCGCAAAAAGCCAACTCTGATTGAAGTGAAACCATTCGTTCATGGGGCCCCAACTGTCGAAAGAGAATTAAAGGCTGAAAAGGTTGGCCGaacactttttataaatgttGAGCCCAAACCCAAACATATTATTCATCAGAAGAAAGCCATCGATGCAATTGCAAAAGACGTTTGCATTCACAGACCTTTGGCTGAAGAAAGATGTGACAAAATCCACAATAAAGCATTCACTGCAGATCTCTTGGCAATGACTGAAGATATTCGAGTGTTTCGGGGTCATTTTCTAGAGGCTTTTGAGAACGCCAAAGACGATTTTCTTCAGATGGAAAACTTCGAGATTCTGTATAAAGTAATGTATCGACGAATGTTAAATGTTGTTCAGAGACAAATCACTGCCTTCACGCGAGCTAGGCGCCTTGTGAATAGATATTGTATTAATTATGAATTGTGGATTACAAACCATATCGATGTCTGCTCGGCGTTTGGGTTATACACAGTAGTTTCACCATTGAAGAGTCAACTTCAAAACGAAGAGTCGAGACAACATCCTAGCGTTGATGGTGAACCTTTGAGACAATTGTTAAGGAACATAATAGTCTCAATTGAATTGTTACATGGCACACTTGAGATTGTTGAAACAGCGTGCAAAAGTAAAAAGGCCTTGGTTAATGAAGAAACTGAAACTAAAAAGCAGTTTGAAAAACTATTCGTTGTAAATGAGGAAGCACACATTATTTTGGACGAATGTATGGGGTTAAAAATCAGAACTAACGTTGAGTTGTTTATGGATATTTTACGATGCGATGATAATACTCGAGAGCTCATGAACAAAAAACTAAATACCCGAAAGGCTGCCAAAGAAATGAGATACAGAGATGATGAAACCAGAAAGAGAAAATTCAAGGAATGGATGAATCTGTTGCAAACACCTGTTTGTGATCAATCGACGGGAGCTAATGTCATAAACAAGCCGAAGGAAATGTGCATGACCGTTCCTTTGTCATCGAAACGACAAGTGATTGGTgacgaacaaaatgaaatgtgctATAGCACCTCATCTCCAAATGAAGACGATGACGAAAACAATGAAATGTGCTATAGCACCTCATCTTCAAATGAAGACGATGACATTGATTCGGAAAAAGATGAATGcctttcatcagatttggacgagAAACCTAAGTGTGTATACAAAACGCAAATACCCGGACCCATTTCGAGTTGGCGTCATATTGGACCAAACGTTAGATACATGAAACCACGTTCTGAAGTAAACGGGCCACACTCGCTTGAAAGGAGATCAACCCGTGTTCCATTGATAAAGAAAGGAAGCAGTGAATATTGGGGAACGGCTCGAGAGAGTGCCCACGCCATTAACACTGTAATGAACAAAGACTTGGGACAAGCGAAAGATAGCTCTACCCTATTATACAAGGCAAAATCCACATATGACAATATAAGTATTCAAAGACAAGGAACGAAACAAATAAACGCCGCCACAGACAAGTTCAATCAAATCGACCCAGAGTACAGAAGATAA